In Rattus rattus isolate New Zealand chromosome 3, Rrattus_CSIRO_v1, whole genome shotgun sequence, one genomic interval encodes:
- the LOC116897315 gene encoding LOW QUALITY PROTEIN: N-acetyltransferase ESCO1-like (The sequence of the model RefSeq protein was modified relative to this genomic sequence to represent the inferred CDS: inserted 3 bases in 3 codons; substituted 1 base at 1 genomic stop codon) — translation MSIQEKSKENSSKVIKESEDENLEQEIEGSQNSLAKKSGSKEAGKSAVRFSNKSKVNQSEIGTRMSTRSASCSADKNATNSINKNMVSVKGQSQESLKKKKLCQEKLSFGTFKGSEXLNRRSQRLQQLTESLTRSLRSREIQGQIQTVKQNLQSARREQCNSTQSKCNKVNQKHVKRKVLEIKSDCKEDRHSVTNEVINSPKGKKRKVQHQTTSTCSSQCIQGSEKCLQKTIRKEETKPVPVTAEIRKLKTATSVVSKRNELRKSAHTQVSASTKFPQIPLPLVPEHSVDHELEQAGKSKRGSILQLCEEIAGEIESDTVEVKKXSCVESVKEEKPXKVKLEETDAERQTLHQKXTNQDVQCNRFFPSRKTKPVKCVLNGINSSTKKNSNWTKIKLSKFNSVQQHKLDSQVSPKLSLLQTCLSPPVLEMPHPVSQSTFLEMKPHGTVTCQQEKMKGIKSEDVKINNIAIEINKATKRAPGNCNLDNHIKPSSDSSLDNQMKHSCESAPDQNFSICSASEVETNPLENTAAVSTLLSQARIDGDRKFPGSAPNQQHSILSNEASINRKNRDTLLNHSQLKCNSNLEITIPKSLKLKDSEKVDEKQLVIDAGHKRFGAVSCNICGMLYTASNPEDETQHLLFHNQFISAVKYVGWKKERILAEYPDGRIIMVLPEDPKYALKKVDEIREMVDNDLGFQQAPLMCYSRTKTLLFISNDKKVVGCLIAEHIQWGYRVIEEKLPVIRSEEEKVRFERQKAWCCSTLPEPAICGISRIWVFSMMRRKKIASRMIECLRSNFIYGSYLSKEEIAFSDPTPDGKLFATQYCGTGQFLVYNFLNGQNTT, via the exons ATGTCCATTCaggagaaatcaaaagaaaattccTCCAAAGTTATTAAAGAAAGTGAAGATGAGAATTTAGAACAAGAAATCGAAGGTTCTCAAAACAGCCTAGCAAAGAAATCAGGCTCCAAGGAAGCTGGAAAGTCAGCGGTTAGATTTTCCAACAAAAGTAAAGTAAATCAGTCTGAAATTGGAACACGAATGAGTACAAGGTCAGCATCATGTTCAGCTGATAAAAATGCTACTAActccattaataaaaatatggtatCTGTGAAGGGACAATCacaagaatctttaaaaaagaagaaattatgtcAGGAAAAATTATCATTTGGAACCTTCAAAGGGAGTGAGTAACTTAACCGCAGATCACAAAGACTACAGCAGTTAACGGAGTCTTTAACTAGGTCTTTGCGCAGTAGAGAGATTCAGGGTCAAATTCAAACAGTAAAACAGAATTTGCAATCAGCAAGAAGAGAACAGTGTAACAGTACtcaaagtaaatgtaataaagtaAATCAAAAGCATGTGAAAAGAAAAGTGCTTGAAATAAAGTCTGATTGTAAGGAGGACAGACATTCAGTTACAAATGAAGTAATAAATTCTCCCAAAGGAAAGAAGCGCAAAGTACAGCATCAGACAACTTCTACTTGTAGTTCTCAGTGCATCCAAGGATCTGAAAAATGTCTCCAGAAGactattagaaaagaagaaacaaaacctgTGCCTGTAACTGCTGAGATTAGAAAACTAAAAACAGCTACTTCAGTGGTCTCTAAAAGGAATGAACTGAGGAAATCAGCTCATACACAAGTGAGTGCTAGCACAAAGTTTCCCCAAATCCCACTGCCGTTAGTGCCTGAACACAGTGTTGACCATGAGTTGGAGCAAGCTGGAAAGAGCAAAAGAGGCAGCATTCTCCAACTTTGTGAAGAGATTGCTGGAGAAATTGAATCAGACACTGTAGAGGTAAAAA AATCCTGTGTGGAAAGTGTAAAGGAGGAGAAGC GCAAAGTAAAATTGGAAGAGACTGATGCTGAAAGACAAACACTCcatcaga aaacaaaccaggacGTGCAGTGCAATCGTTTCTTTCCCAGTAGGAAAACAAAGCCTGTGAAATGTGTACTAAATGGAATAAATAGTTCAACTAAGAAGAACTCCAACTGGACTAAAATTAAACTCTCAAAATTTAACTCTGTGCAGCAACATAAATTGGACTCTCAAGTGTCTCCTAAGTTGAGCTTATTACAAACTTGTTTGTCACCACCAGTTTTAGAAATGCCTCATCCAGTGTCTCAAAGTACGTTCTTAGAGATGAAACCGCATGGTACTGTAACTTGCcaacaagagaaaatgaaaggaattaaATCTGAAGAcgttaaaattaataatattgcAATTGAAATTAATAAAGCCACAAAAAGGGCTCCTGGAAATTGTAATTTGGATAATCATATTAAACCCTCTTCTGACTCATCATTGGATAATCAGATGAAACATTCTTGTGAGTCAGCACCAGATCAGAATTTCAGCATATGTTCAGCGTCAGAGGTGGAGACTAATCCACTAGAAAACACTGCTGCTGTCTCAACTCTTCTCAGTCAAGCTAGGATTGATGGGGACAGAAAATTTCCAGGTTCAGCTCCTAATCAGCAGCACAGTATACTCAGTAATGAAGCATCTATCAACAGAAAGAACAGGGATACACTGCTAAATCATTCTCAGCTGAAGTGTAATTCTAATCTAGAGATAACAATTCCAAAGTCCTTGAAACTGAAAGACTCAGAGAAAGTGGATGAAAAACAGCTGGTTATAGATGCAGGACACAAAAGATTTGGAGCAGTGTCCTGTAATATCTGTGGAATGCTTTATACAGCTTCAAATCCAGAAGATGAAACCCAGCACCTGCTTTTCCACAACCAGTTTATAAGTGCTGTAAAGTATGTGggctggaaaaaagaaagaattctggcTGAATATCCTGACGGTAGGATAATAATGGTTCTCCCTGAAGATCCAAAGTATGCCCTGAAAAAGGTTGATGAAATTAGAGAGATGGTTGACAATGATCTCGGTTTCCAACAGGCTCCATTAATGTGCTATTCTAGAACTAAAAcacttctctttatttctaatgACAAAAAAGTAGTTGGTTGCCTAATTGCAGAACATATCCAGTGGGGCTATCGAGTTATAGAAGAGAAACTTCCAGTTATCagatcagaagaagaaaaagtccGATTTGAAAGGCAAAAAGCCTGGTGCTGCTCAACATTGCCAGAGCCTGCAATATGTGGGATCAGTCGAATTTGGGTGTTCAGCATGATGCGACGGAAAAAGATAGCTTCTCGCATGATTGAATGCCTAAGGAGTAACTTTATTTATGGCTCATATTTGAGTAAAGAAGAAATTGCTTTCTCAGATCCCACTCCTGATGGAAAGCTGTTTGCAACACAGTACTGTGGCACTGGTCAGTTTCTGGTCTATAATTTTCTCAATGGACAGAATACCACCTAA